The following coding sequences are from one Haliotis asinina isolate JCU_RB_2024 chromosome 3, JCU_Hal_asi_v2, whole genome shotgun sequence window:
- the LOC137276998 gene encoding uncharacterized protein has translation MIEFCTKKRMVFAVIALICLSVITLILESRWSFQKKLKDAHIQAMAYSNETCKSGKYTALDVCKSCTRDELRRDVHYCHEKGYKLLIQCSDMRIMYKGCDITPDDEQKQFWIFEGVCFVIGIASYLVVHHRRSMLDKMMMDKINKQIAAGI, from the exons ATGATAGAATTTTGTACGAAGAAACGAATGGTTTTTGCAGTCATTGCACTTATATG TCTGTCAGTTATTACACTCATCCTCGAAAGCAGATGGTCCTTCCAGAAAAAACTGAAGGATGCACATATTCAAGCAATGG CTTATTCAAATGAGACGTGTAAGTCTGGGAAATATACAGCACTGGATGTATGCAAAAGTTGTACAAGAGATGAACTT AGACGAGATGTACATTACTGTCATGAAAAAGGCTACAAGTTGCTCATTCAGTGTTCAGACATGAGAATAATGTACAAAGG GTGTGACATAACTCCAGATGATGAACAAAAACAGTTTTGGATATTTGAGGGAGTGTGTTTTGTTATTGGAATTGCATCCTACCTGGTTGTACATCACAGACGGAGCATGCTGGACAAGATGATGATGGATAAGATAAACAAACAGATTGCAGCAGGGATTTAG